DNA sequence from the Sphingobacteriales bacterium genome:
CTGTAAATTTTGATTCTTGTATGCTAATATACAATTCAAAAAATGACAGTATATATAACCCGTTGTGCGGTTTAAGCAAGCGCAAATTTAAGATGATTAATTGATTTGTTGTTGCTTTTATTTATAAACTGTAAAACAGTAACGGCACATAATTTTGATTTTATCCTGGTGATTAATCCATCAAATGATTTTGCATAATTTCTTTTCAACAAGAACTGGTCACAAAGTTGTGAGAATAATGTTTCAATTCTCTTTCTACATTTTCTAAAAATGAATGGATACTTTTGATAGTTTTGTTGATTGGTTCTCATGGGTGTCTTTAATTCTATTTTGCATGTTTCAAATAAATCTAACTGATGTGTTTTGGATAAATACCCTTTATCGCCAATCAGCATAGCATGGTTCATTCCACTATGCTTTATCGTTTCTAAGAAATGTACATCATGTACGCTGGCTTTGCTAATATTCATTGACATAAACGTGCCATTTAAGGTAGTAGATACATGTAGTTTATAACCATAATAATGTGATTTGCTTACTGCGGAATATCCTTTATCTGGTGCTGTTTCAAAATGCTGTTTGCAAATTTTAGAACGTTTTTCTCTTGCTAATTGGCAAATAGGAATCGGTATAGAATCTACAATAAATACATTCTCAAATGCCGAAAAATGATGTGCTATTTTTTCATTCAGTTGTTGAATAAAATGTTGTAATCTTCGCCTTCGTTTATTGTAATTAGAACGGTCAATTAAATTGGGAAAGTCATTATAATATTCTGTCTTTAGTTTTTTCCAAAATGAATTTTCAGAATCAATGCTTAAGGCTTCTGCACAAACGGCTAATGAAATAATTTCACAATCATTCATTTTAGGCGGATTACGGTAAAATTGGAAGTTATTTGTATCATCTACCATAAAATCATGTAAATAAATTTTGGAAAGCTGATAAATTTTATCGAAATTTGTTTTGATGTTGTGCATTGCAAGTAATTGTTAGTCAAATAAATACATGCAAAAACCATGCTAATCACATGATGCACAACATCTTTTTTAAATTTTTATTTAAACCGCACAACGGGTTATATATAATATAATTAAGCAAGAAATTGATGCAAGCAAAGATTCGACCAAACCAACAGGTTTCTTAAATTTACCTTCTAGAGAAATGCTTACACGTCTTAATAAATATGACATTCTTTTGTTTAAAGAATACTTCTCTGATATAAATAAACCTTATATCATTAAAAATATAGAAAACGAAGTTGTACATTTTACAATATTCAATAATAATAAAATAATAGAGTTAGAAGTACTAAATCGTGAGTTACTGTTTAGTAAAAATTCAGGTACCATTCAATCAAAAGCCATAAACCCTGAACTTTTACAAAAAGTAAGCACTAATTGCCGGTGTAATCAGAATGAAGATTTGAATAATCCGTTTTCAAATCAGATTTTACAACAGAAAACCAAAACATTTTACAGATTAGATATTACTTCAAAAATGGATATAAATACTGCTGGAAATTTTTAAAGGAAGATGATGTTCTCAGTCAACTTTAAAAGAAATAGAAAAATAAAATAACACTATGCTGTCATTCGGAAACATTAGTACTTTTGTAGCTGCACTGTTTGTTGAATCAGATGGATAGAATTACTTCCTTAGTATTGATGCATAATGTCAAGCCCCGCTATTGGCAATACCAATGTTGGCAGCCGTTATTTCTTCGTCAATAGTTCTGTGTTTGCCACTTTCATAACAAAGTAAGGGTTTGCTTTGCCTGCCCGTTTCAGGATGATTAAAATGGCCTGTCAAAATCATCTTCTTTGGATGGGTAATAATTGGTACAGCACTTGCAGAGTCGGTAACTATGACTGCTTCACTTTCAACGACTGCTCCATTTTCATTAAAAATAAATCCTGTGCGTTGATACGCTACTTCAACGGTATGTTTTTTTACTGTCACCGGTTGAAAATTCTTGACCCTCGATATTTTTATAGTTTGTCGCAATATTGAATTTAATTGCAGGTATTGCAAATATATCTTCATGTACAATTTTATATTTCCATGACAACTTACTGTCTGTCTGCTCCTTTATTCCTTGGGCTACAAGTTCATCAGTGAGTTTAATTGCATCTTTCAGTGTTTGATATTTGTCCAAGCCCTTTTACTAAAAATGATTTCATGTTGATTGTCTTTTGGTACAAGTTTTAAAATGAAATTATTGTCGTTGTTATAATAGAGTATTTGGGTAATTTTATTGTGGCCTCATCATAATAATACATTCCAAATGCAGCAACCTTTGAAGTGCCAAAATTTATTGGTTCGTCTAATGCCTGAAGTTTTGTTTCAAATGGAAGTGTCTTATTAAAAGATGCTTTTGCAATTATTGCACCGTCAATAATAGCTGCTGTTACAGAATACTCTTTGTCGGTCAGTGAACGTTGATGCGATATAGATTTATTTAAAAGGTTAAAATCAATAGAGTTTGTGCTGTCAGATAGTATTGGGATTTAAGTTCCTCTTTAATTTTGTCCCAGGCATATAAAAATGCAGGTGCATAAATAATGTTTTTATTTTCTGAAATTGGATTTTCCAGTGTAATAACAAAGTCTGTTTGTTTTAAGTTGTCCAAACTTGTAACATTTTGGCAAGTCACTCCAAACAGGTTCACTTTTCTTATTACCAAAATTGCAAGAAGTCAGGGCAAAGAAAACAGTCAAAGTTAAAATTGTCTTTAAGCTACGGATAGTTGTCATATTGCAAGTGTAAGTGTCCTGC
Encoded proteins:
- a CDS encoding IS982 family transposase, with product MVDDTNNFQFYRNPPKMNDCEIISLAVCAEALSIDSENSFWKKLKTEYYNDFPNLIDRSNYNKRRRRLQHFIQQLNEKIAHHFSAFENVFIVDSIPIPICQLAREKRSKICKQHFETAPDKGYSAVSKSHYYGYKLHVSTTLNGTFMSMNISKASVHDVHFLETIKHSGMNHAMLIGDKGYLSKTHQLDLFETCKIELKTPMRTNQQNYQKYPFIFRKCRKRIETLFSQLCDQFLLKRNYAKSFDGLITRIKSKLCAVTVLQFINKSNNKSINHLKFALA